The Nicotiana tabacum cultivar K326 chromosome 1, ASM71507v2, whole genome shotgun sequence genome segment GTATCGCATGGGGTAAGTCAATAACcttgtataagtttggattatCGACAAGTGTAGTTGTTTCATCTACATCAATAGTTTCACCTTTATCATCTAAGACTGTAAGTCCTCTACAATAAGAATCATAACTAGTCTCTTCAATAGGAAAAAAGCTAGAGCCCATTGGAGGTTCTGGTACACCTGGTGGACTATATACCACTCCTCCCCATTCGACATTTGTAGCAAAGCTAGTCAAGTCAGTGAAAATCCCTTGAGGCCAAAAACCAATTTGAATATGATTTTCTTCAAGGAAAAGCCACCAGTTTCCATTCACCAGATCCTAATTTTATGTGAAGAAAGAAATGTCTAAattagttttcttttttaaatttcaatactaattctagaaaagAATAATAAAACGTACCCGACCGATGGACATTGTGTCTTTGATAATAGTCTAGATTTATGTAATATGACGATTGTTTATGCCCCAGCTTGATTATGTTTCACTGTAATAATATAGCTAAATGATGATAaattggctctaattgtgaatttcacACGTTGCAGGAGTGAGTAGCACGTATGAGGACTTAAAGCTGTGATTGGAGCTAAATTGAAGCAAGAAAAGCCCCTAGGAGCCGAGTACGTGGGAAGACGAGAAAAAGAAGAGATGAAATGAAGACCTGGACTAGCGCGTccactagcgcgaccgcgctagcccAGATGGTCGAGGCAGAATGATAGGGCATATGCGCGATCACTAGCGCGTCCATTAGCGCGACCGCGTTAGCCCAGTTCCGGAAAAGTAAATTTCATGGGTAAAATTGGAAGTTCGGGGACAAATCCATTTAACCTATAGAAGGTCTAGCTCGCCCAAGAGATTATTATCAAGATTTTCATAGCTTAGTTCAAGGCAAGGAGAGGCAAGAGACAAGGAGGATAATTCAACATcgagttcttcttttcttctttttatttttacgaTTTGTGATAAATTTGACTATTGTTatgatgaacactagtatgagtagctaaatatttagtctaaggttttgatagaacctattgaaggatgaacttcttgttatgttaatatagtttgcctgGTTTAActtctatttgttcaactacattcCTGTTGTAGTTAATAGATaagatcctcaattagttgtgcctatttattGTGCacaactcgggagagagtgcatatttacgTAATTGTtaaacaacaccactccc includes the following:
- the LOC107759908 gene encoding protein neprosin-like; translation: MSIGRDLVNGNWWLFLEENHIQIGFWPQGIFTDLTSFATNVEWGGVVYSPPGVPEPPMGSSFFPIEETSYDSYCRGLTVLDDKGETIDVDETTTLVDNPNLYKVIDLPHAIPGKFQHFVLYGGPGENA